The Stigmatella ashevillena genomic sequence CGCATCCATGCGCGGGCCTCGCGCAATGCCTCTGGGCGCGCGTCCGTGCCCCCGCCGCTGCCGCCCGAGACGATGTTCGAGGGCAAGGTGGAGCAGGACTTGCTGGGGATGGTGGGCGAGGAGCTCACCCAGCACGCCATCGAGGTGCTGGCGGCGCCGGATCCGGGCGGCGCGGCGGACCCGAACAGCCGGCCGCCACTGCCCTTGTTCGCGGCCCTGGAGCGCGAGGCGTTCCTGGACCTGGTGTACCGGATGGCCTGGCGGAGCGTGCCGCCGGGGACCGTCATGAGTCAGGAGGGAGAGACGGGAGACCACCTCCACGTCATCGTCGCCGGCAAGGCGGAGGTGACGCGGCTGACGGAAGGCCAGCGCAAGACGCTGGGCTTTCTGGGGGGCGGCTCCATCTTCGGCGAGCTGTCGCTGATGACGAACACCTCGCCCACCGCCAGCGTCACCTCGACGGTGGACACGGAGGTCTTCGAGGTCCGCCGTGAGCACCTCAACGCGGTGGCGCGCAATCACCCCTCCGTGCCGCAAGTGTTGGCGGAGTTCGCCCAGCAGCGCATGGCGCGCAACATGATGGCCACCTCGCCGCTCTTCCAGCAGCTGCCCGAGTCAGACAGGGCCGCCCTCTTGGGGCGCTTCACGTTCCGGGCGCTCCAGCCGCGGGAGAAGGCCCTGGTGGAAGGGGAGCCCTCACCGGGGCTCTTCCTGGTACTGGCCGGCGAACTGGTGGTGCAGAAGGAGGATCCGGCGGGCGGCGCGGTGAGCCTGGGCATTCTCCGTGAGGGAGAGGTGGCCGGGGAGATGTCCCTGCTCACCGGAACGAATGCCTCCGCCACGGTGGCGGCCACGCGCAAGACGGCCACCGCCTTTCTGCCGCGGGAGGCCTTCTCCGAGCTGACGCAGGAGTATCCGTCCATCAAGACGTACCTGGAGCAGCTCTCGGAGCAGCGCATGCAGCGGACGGCCGAAGCGCTGCTGCCCGCGGAAATCATCGACGCGGACGAGCTTGTCATCGAGGCGGAAGCAGTCCGGGCGGTCTGAGCCGGGGCTCCCATGGTGGCCATTTCTCGCTCACATGTGGTGGGAGGGGGGCTGGCCCTGCTGGTGGGGGGCCTGGTGTTGGCCTTCTGGCCGAGCGAGGAGCCTCCGGTAGAAGAAGCCATCCGGCGGAAGATCGCCGAGATGACACACGCGGCCGGGCAAAAGGACGTCGGCGCGGTGATGGACAGCGTCTCCGAGCGCTTCAAGACGGATCAGGGCTGGGACAAGCAGCGGGTCCGGGGGGTCCTCCTGGCCCAGGTGTTGCGAGGGCAGTGGGTCCGTCTCTTCACCACGGATCTGGAGGTCACCGAAGTGTCTCCTTCCCAGGGAGACTTCACGGTGAAGTTCATCTTTGGCCGCTCAGAGGGCAAGGACCTCGAGCAGCTTGGGCAAGACAGCGTGATGAGCGCGTGGCGGCTCGAAGGCTCCTTCGAGAAGGAAGACGGTGAGTGGCGCATGGTTCGCGCCAATCACCGTCGCCTGGAGCCCTCCGAGCTGTTCTGACAGGGCAGCTCCCGCTGGCTTAGCCTTGCATCGCTTGGCCTTGCATCAAGGACAGTTCACGACGGTGACATAGACAATCTCACCGCTGATATTGTAGTTGTCGTCCCATGCCAGGTATTGCACGTGATACAGGCCATTGACAGACGTGTCGGGGCCCGGGCCATAGTCATCCGGATCGGTGTCGCCTGAGGTGCCATCCAGGTCGTCATCGCCCGTGTTGTAACGATGAATGGGCAATGGCTCACCGCATCCGCTCACCGCCGAGACGGCAGGCTCCACCCAGGGCTCATTGCACTGAAGGGTGATATGGGTGAACTCCACCGTCAGGGTGGGATCGGTGAACTCGCAACCGCCCTCCAATGCCTTGCTTTGTTCTTTCCTCTCCGGGAGAGGCTCTTCGGTGGCGGGGCCGCAAGCGCTTGCCAAGAGCGCCAGTCCTGTCACGGACCACAAAACGAGGGAGCGGCTGGTAGCTTTCATGCAACGGAGAATGGGAGTCATTTCTGTCGCCTCTCTGTGTGGGGGTGGCGAGCAAGTATGAGATGAAAACGTGCATGGAGAAAGGAGAAAGTTTTCTGTGAGTCATTTTTGTATCACGCGGGTGCTGGTCTCGGAAATACGAAGGGTGGCTGGAATTCGAATGAGCAGGAATTGATGAATGCAATGCGTTGGTGTCAACGTCGGATTATGTGAGTTTATGTATATGAAGCAGTGGGGCGTGATTTTTCGGTTCGGTGTGTGAGAGGGTTTAGGCCCTCATTGCCAGGTGGACTGCGTGCCTCATTCGAAGAGAACCATTCTGAGAAGGCTGGGATTGAAGTTGTGCGCTGTGATGCTGTGTGTTTCAGGCGATGGCCTCGCGGAAGAGCCACTGCGGGAGAACGTGCCGACCGCCTCACAGGAACTCTCTGCGCTCGCGGTAAAGAAAGTGATGCCTCTCGGGGATTCCATCACCCAGGGGGCCTCGGGGCGCGCGAGCTACCGCTGTGCGCTGTGGCAGAAGATCCAAGCAGGAGGCTCCTCCGCGGACTTCGTGGGCAGCGTGACGGGAGGCCATGGGGGCGCGAACAGCTGTAGCGTGAGCGGGTTCGATGTGCAGCACGAGGGGCACTGGGGGTGGCGCGCGGACCAGATCCTGGCGCAGCTCTCGACGTGGGCGGCCCATACCCGGCCAGACATCGCGCTCATCCACCTGGGCTCGAACGACATGTTCCAGGGAAATACCGTCGACAGCACGATCCAGGAACTCAGTCAGATCATCGATCGGCTGCGCGCGGCCAACCCCCACATCCAGATCTTCCTGGCGCAGCTCATTCCGGCCACGAACTCGAGCGCCATCCAAGGCTTCAACCAACGCATTCCAGGCTTGGCGTCGTCCAAGAGCACGTCCGCCTCACCCGTGACGGTGGTGGATCAGTGGACGGGGTTCAACGCGCAGACCGATACCTATGATGGGATTCA encodes the following:
- a CDS encoding cyclic nucleotide-binding domain-containing protein; translation: MSESSLRELGMDLLEDRQFERALGVFSESVRRRPADHRSRMLAARCLAEMGERERAVTAYHACAEGLLRRDYLLSAMAACKLALELAPQERRLKDTLVRIHARASRNASGRASVPPPLPPETMFEGKVEQDLLGMVGEELTQHAIEVLAAPDPGGAADPNSRPPLPLFAALEREAFLDLVYRMAWRSVPPGTVMSQEGETGDHLHVIVAGKAEVTRLTEGQRKTLGFLGGGSIFGELSLMTNTSPTASVTSTVDTEVFEVRREHLNAVARNHPSVPQVLAEFAQQRMARNMMATSPLFQQLPESDRAALLGRFTFRALQPREKALVEGEPSPGLFLVLAGELVVQKEDPAGGAVSLGILREGEVAGEMSLLTGTNASATVAATRKTATAFLPREAFSELTQEYPSIKTYLEQLSEQRMQRTAEALLPAEIIDADELVIEAEAVRAV
- a CDS encoding SGNH/GDSL hydrolase family protein; protein product: MKLCAVMLCVSGDGLAEEPLRENVPTASQELSALAVKKVMPLGDSITQGASGRASYRCALWQKIQAGGSSADFVGSVTGGHGGANSCSVSGFDVQHEGHWGWRADQILAQLSTWAAHTRPDIALIHLGSNDMFQGNTVDSTIQELSQIIDRLRAANPHIQIFLAQLIPATNSSAIQGFNQRIPGLASSKSTSASPVTVVDQWTGFNAQTDTYDGIHPNPTGEAKMAERWYQALRSSL